In Serinus canaria isolate serCan28SL12 chromosome 5, serCan2020, whole genome shotgun sequence, the following proteins share a genomic window:
- the F2 gene encoding prothrombin has product MAQTKTIILRGLLFSSLLHLTLSHAGVFLEKGQALSLLKRHRRANKGFLEEMLKGNLERECLEEICSYEEAFEALESTDQTDIFWSKYQVCQGLGKSRTILDACLEGNCALGLGQNYRGTISQTKSGIECQVWTSKYPHIPKFNATIYPNLIENYCRNPDNNSEGPWCYTRDPTIEREACPIPVCGEDRTTVPFTPRTMEPAPMEPCEPEKGMLYTGTLSVTVSGAKCLPWNSEKAKEVLHGKQIDPEVELQENYCRNPDRDDEGAWCVTDESPYFDYCDLHYCDSSLEDENQESEGISGRSTLPKEFKPFFDEKTFGSGEADCGTRPLFEKKKITDKSERELLDSYTGRIVSGDDAEVGSAPWQVMLYKKSPQELLCGASLISDSWILTAAHCLFYPPWDKNLSTSDILVRIGKHVRAKYEKNKEKIALLDKIIIHPKYNWKENMDRDIALMHLKRPISFSDYIHPVCLPTKEVVQRLMLAGYKGRVTGWGNLKETWATSPSNLPTVLQQVNVPIVDQSTCKASTKVKVTDNMFCAGYSPDALKRGDACEGDSGGPFVMKNPDDNRWYQVGIVSWGEGCDRDGKYGFYTHVFRLKKWIRKVIENQGR; this is encoded by the exons ATGGCGCAGACCAAAACCATCATACTGAGGGgcctgctcttctccagccttCTGCACCTCACCTTGAGCCATGCTGGAG ttttcctggaaaagggGCAGGCATTGTCACTGCTCAAGCGCCACCGACGTGCCAACAAGGGATTTCTAGAAGAGATGCTCAAGGGAAACCTGGAGCGAGAGTGCCTGGAGGAGATCTGCAGTTATGAGGAGGCTTTTGAAGCCCTTGAATCCACTGATCAGACG gataTATTTTGGTCAAAATACCAAG TATGTCAGGGCCTGGGAAAGTCCAGGACAATTCTGGATGCTTGTCTAGAAG GTAACTGCGCTCTTGGGCTGGGCCAGAACTATCGGGGAACAATTAGCCAAACCAAGTCTGGGATTGAATGTCAAGTGTGGACAAGCAAATATCCACATATTCCTAA ATTTAATGCCACCATTTATCCCAACCTCATTGAGAACTACTGCAGGAACCCAGACAACAACTCAGAAGGCCCCTGGTGCTACACCCGCGACCCAACGATAGAACGGGAGGCgtgtcccatccctgtgtgTG GTGAAGATAGAACAACAGTTCCATTCACTCCACGGACCATGGAACCTGCACCAATGGAGCCTTGTGAACCAGAGAAAGGCATGCTTTACACAGGGACTCTCTCAGTCACTGTGTCTGGAGCTAAGTGTCTGCCATGGAACTCTGAGAAAGCCAAAGAGGTGCTCCATGGAAAACAAATTGACCCAGAAGTGGAGCTACAGGAGAATTACTGTCGGAATCCAGACAGAGATGACGAGGGTGCCTGGTGTGTCACAGATGAATCACCCTACTTTGACTACTGTGATCTGCACTACTGCG ACAGCTCGCTAGAGGATGAGAACCAAGAGTCTGAGGGAATATCAGGACGCTCTACACTTCCTAAAGAGTTCAAACCCTTCTTTGATGAAAAAACTTTTGGTTCAGGTGAAGCAG ATTGTGGCACTCGTCCtttatttgagaagaaaaagataacAGACAAAAGTGAGAGGGAGCTGTTGGATTCCTACACAGGAAGAATTGTCAGTGGGGATGATGCAGAAGTTGGCAGCGCCCCCTG GCAGGTGATGCTCTACAAAAAGtctcctcaggagctgctgtgtggtgCCAGCCTCATCAGTGACAGCTGGATCCTGACTGCTGCTCATTGTCTTTTTTATCCACCCTGGGACAAGAACTTAAGTACAAGTGACATATTGGTGCGGATTGGCAAGCACGTAAGAGCAAA AtatgaaaagaataaagagaagatTGCTCTATTGGATAAAATCATCATCCATCCCAAGTACAACTGGAAAGAGAACATGGACCGAGATATTGCACTCATGCACTTAAAGAGACCCATCAGCTTCAGTGACTATATCCATCCTGTCTGCCTGCCTACCAAAGAGGTTGTGCAGAg GCTGATGCTGGCAGGTTACAAAGGGAGGGTAACTGGTTGGGGAAACTTGAAAGAAACATGGGCCACTAGCCCCTCCAACCTGCCCACGGTTCTGCAACAAGTCAATGTACCCATTGTAGATCAAAGTACCTGCAAGGCATCCACCAAAGTTAAAGTCACTGACAACATGTTTTGTGCAG GTTACAGTCCTGATGCGCTTAAGAGAGGAGATGCCTGTGAAGGGGACAGTGGGGGACCTTTTGTAATGAAG AACCCAGATGACAACCGCTGGTATCAAGTGGGAATAGTTTCATGGGGAGAAGGCTGTGACCGAGATGGCAAATATGGATTTTACACCCATGTATTCCGCCTGAAAAAGTGGATACGAAAAGTCATCGAAAATCAAGGGCGATAG